The sequence below is a genomic window from Thermus sp. LT1-2-5.
CAAGGAGTTTAGCCGGGTGGCCTCCAACCCCCGCGCCCAGCAGACCATCGGGGAGTTCATGGAGTTCTACGGGGTGGTGGGGATTGAGGGCCTAGACACCCGGGCCCTGGTGCGCAAGATCCGGGAAGGGGGGGTCTTGAAGGGGGTCATCGCCCATGCCAGCCTTTTCGGCGCTCCCGACCACGCCTTTACCGAGGAGGAGCTGGAGGCGCTTCGCCAAGAGGCCAAGAACTGGACGGACATCGACGGGCGGGACATGACCCCCGAGGTCACCACCCCCTTGCCCTATGCCTGGCCCACCCTGAAGTCCGGGCGGCGCATCGTGGTCATGGACTTTGGCATCAAGCATGCCATCGTGGAGAACCTGGCCGCCTTGGGCTTTGAAATCTTGGTGGTTCCTGGCAAGACCCCGGCGAGCCAGATCATGGCCCTGGAACCCCACGGCCTTCTCATCAGCAATGGCCCCGGGGATCCCTCCATGCCCCGCTACGCCCACGAGACCATCTGGAAGCTCATGGGGCTGTTGCCCACCTTCGGCATCTGCCTGGGGCACCAGCTTCTGGCCTTGGCGGCGGGGGGGCGCACCTACAAGATGAAGTTCGGCCACCGAGGGGCCAACCACCCGGTGAAGAACCTCCTCACGGGCAAGGTGGAGATCACCAGCCAGAACCATGGCTACGCCGTGGACATAGACTCCCTCAAGGAGTTCCGCCCCACCCACATCAACCTCAACGACGGGACCCTCGAGGGCATGGCCCACGCCCGCTACCCTGTCTTCTCCGTGCAGTACCACCCCGAGGCCGCCCCCGGGCCCCACGACGCCCTCTACCTTTTCCGCCGCTTCTTGGAGGAGGTGGAGGCTTTCCACGGGGCCACGGGCCTCCCCGTGGAAAAACGCCGCGCCGACCAGCACGGGGTCTAGTAGTCCATGCCCCGGATGTTCCCCTCCTCGTCCACGTCGATCCGCAGGGCCTGGGGCACCTTGGGCAGGCCGGGCAGGGTTTCAATCCCTCCCATGTAGACCACCACGAACCCCGCCCCGAAGCGGCACTTAAGGTCCGTGACCCGCACGGTGAAGCCCGTGGGCCGGCCCCGGAGCTTGGGGTTATCGGACAAGGAGGTGGCGGCTTTGGCCATGACCACGGGCAAGGCCTCGCACCCTTCCTTCTTGGCGGCCTTCAGGGCCCGCTTGGCCTCCTCGCTCCATTCCACCCCTTGGGCCCCGTAGACCTTTTGGGCGATGGTGGCCACCTTTTCCTCCAAAGGAGCTTCCAAGGGGTAGAGGGGGCGGTAGGCGTGGGGAAGGGAGAGGGCTTCCAGGACCTTTTCCGCCAGCTCCAAGCCCCCTTCGCCCCCCTTGGCGTACACCTCGCTTAGGGCAAAGGGCAGGCCCTGCCCTTGGGCGAAGTCCCGCACCAGGGCAATCTCCTCCTGGAGGTCCGTGGGGAAGCGGTTCAGGGCCAAGACCGGGGTGTAGCCGAAAAGCCGCACATTTTCCACGTGCTTTTCCAGGTTGGCCAGGCCCGCTTTCACCGCCTTGGGGTCGGGCATCTCGTAGGCGTCCTGTCCCCCGTGGTAGCGAAGGGCCCGGATGGTGGCCACCAGGACCACCGCCTCGGGGATGAGCCCCGAGGTGCGGGCCACCACGTCCATGAACTTCTCCAGGCCCAGGTCCGTGGCGAAGCCCGCCTCCTGGACCACGTAGTCCGCCAGGCCCAAGGCGAACTGGCTCGCCCGCACGGAGTTGGTGCCGTGGGCGATGTTGCCAAAGGGCCCCATGTGGACGAAGGCGGGGTTCCCCTCCGCCGTCTGCACCAGGTTGGGCAAAAAGGCCTGACGCAAGAGGGCGGCCATGGCCCCCACCGCCCCCAGGTCCTTGGCGTAGACCGGCTTGCCCTCGAGGGTGAAGCCCAGGCGGATCTCCCCCAGGCGCCGCTTCAGGTCCCGGAAGTCCCGGGCCAGGCTCATGAGGGCCATGACCTCGCTGGCCACGGTGAGCTCAAACCCCCCTTCCCGGGGTACCCCATGGGCCTTTCCCCCCAGGCCCAAGACGATGTGGCGCAGGGCCCGGTCGTTCATGTCGATGGCCCGCTTGAGCTCAATGCGCCTCGGGTCAATCCCGAGCTCGTTGCCTTGGTGCAGGTGATTGTCCAAAAGGGCGTTCAAGAGGTTCACCGCCGAGGTCACGGCGTGGAAGTCCCCGGTGAAGTGAAGGTTGATCTCGTGCCGGGGTTCGATGCGGGCCTTCCCGCCCCCCGTGGCCCCGCCCTTCACCCCGAAGACCGGGCCCAAGGAGGGCTCCCGCAAGGCCAAAGCCGCCCGCTTGCCCAGCCGCCACAGGCCGTCCACCAGGCCGATGGCGGTGGTGGTTTTGCCTTCCCCCGCCGGGGTGGGGGTGATGGCGGTAACCAGGATCAGGCGCCCCTTGGCCTTGGGGGGTTCGCCCAAGACCTTGGCCATGTGCGGTCCGTAAAGGTAAAGCCGCTCGCGGCCCAGGCCCAGCTTGGCCGCCACCTCCTCGATGGGTAAGAGCGCTTCCTTGACGATCACGGGGTAAGCTTACCCCTTCTGCCTAGGGAGAGAAGTCCCGGTTGCCCCCGGAAAGCACCAGGGCCAGGGTCTTGGGCAGGCTCGCCCCGTGCTCCAGCACCGCCGCCAGGGGCAAGGCCCCCGTGGGCTCCACCACCTGCTTGGTGCGGGTGAAGAGGAGGCGTTCCGCCTCGAGGATGGCCTCCTCGCTCACGGCCAAAACCCCGTCCGCCTTCTCCTTCAGGATGGGGAAGGTGAACCGTCCCAGGCTTAGGGTGCGCACCCCGTCTGCCCGGGTTTTAGGGGCCTTTTCCAGCCGCACCCTCTCCCCGCGGAGGAGGCTTTGCCGGGCGTCGTCTGCCCCCACGGGCTCCACGCCCAAGACCCGGGTGGAGGGGGAAAGGGCCTTCACCGCCGTGGCCACCCCGGCGAGGAGCCCACCCCCGCCCACGGGGGCCAGGACCGCCTCGGGGAAAAGGCCTTCTTTCGCCGCCTGGGCCAAAAGCTCCAGGCCCACCGTGCCCTGCCCCGCCACCACCAAGGGGTCGTCAAAGGGGTGGAGGAAGGCGTAGCCGGTTTCCTGAAGGAGGGCCTGGGCCACCTCCTCCCGGTTTTCCACCGTGACGCCTTGGTCCACGATCTCGGCCCCGTAGGCTCTGGCCGCCTCCTTTTTGAGGGGGCTTGCGTCCTCGGGCATGACAATAAGGGCCTTGACCCCGAGCACCCGGGCGGCGTAGGCCACGCCTTGGGCGTGGTTGCCACTGGAAACCGCCAGAAGGCCTTTGGGGGCTTCTAGGGTGAGGGCCTTAGAAAGGGCCCCCCGCGCCTTGAAGCTCC
It includes:
- a CDS encoding threonine/serine dehydratase translates to MDLAELYAAFRRIAPYTHRTPLLTSSLLDALLGKRLLLKGEHLQKTRSFKARGALSKALTLEAPKGLLAVSSGNHAQGVAYAARVLGVKALIVMPEDASPLKKEAARAYGAEIVDQGVTVENREEVAQALLQETGYAFLHPFDDPLVVAGQGTVGLELLAQAAKEGLFPEAVLAPVGGGGLLAGVATAVKALSPSTRVLGVEPVGADDARQSLLRGERVRLEKAPKTRADGVRTLSLGRFTFPILKEKADGVLAVSEEAILEAERLLFTRTKQVVEPTGALPLAAVLEHGASLPKTLALVLSGGNRDFSP
- a CDS encoding formate--tetrahydrofolate ligase, whose protein sequence is MIVKEALLPIEEVAAKLGLGRERLYLYGPHMAKVLGEPPKAKGRLILVTAITPTPAGEGKTTTAIGLVDGLWRLGKRAALALREPSLGPVFGVKGGATGGGKARIEPRHEINLHFTGDFHAVTSAVNLLNALLDNHLHQGNELGIDPRRIELKRAIDMNDRALRHIVLGLGGKAHGVPREGGFELTVASEVMALMSLARDFRDLKRRLGEIRLGFTLEGKPVYAKDLGAVGAMAALLRQAFLPNLVQTAEGNPAFVHMGPFGNIAHGTNSVRASQFALGLADYVVQEAGFATDLGLEKFMDVVARTSGLIPEAVVLVATIRALRYHGGQDAYEMPDPKAVKAGLANLEKHVENVRLFGYTPVLALNRFPTDLQEEIALVRDFAQGQGLPFALSEVYAKGGEGGLELAEKVLEALSLPHAYRPLYPLEAPLEEKVATIAQKVYGAQGVEWSEEAKRALKAAKKEGCEALPVVMAKAATSLSDNPKLRGRPTGFTVRVTDLKCRFGAGFVVVYMGGIETLPGLPKVPQALRIDVDEEGNIRGMDY
- the carA gene encoding glutamine-hydrolyzing carbamoyl-phosphate synthase small subunit; the encoded protein is MAGVKERAVLVLEDGTVYRGYAFGARGKTVGEVVFNTAQTGYQEIMTDPSYHGQIVVMTYPHQGNYGVNVYDMQSNRPWVRGFVAKEFSRVASNPRAQQTIGEFMEFYGVVGIEGLDTRALVRKIREGGVLKGVIAHASLFGAPDHAFTEEELEALRQEAKNWTDIDGRDMTPEVTTPLPYAWPTLKSGRRIVVMDFGIKHAIVENLAALGFEILVVPGKTPASQIMALEPHGLLISNGPGDPSMPRYAHETIWKLMGLLPTFGICLGHQLLALAAGGRTYKMKFGHRGANHPVKNLLTGKVEITSQNHGYAVDIDSLKEFRPTHINLNDGTLEGMAHARYPVFSVQYHPEAAPGPHDALYLFRRFLEEVEAFHGATGLPVEKRRADQHGV